A single Phoenix dactylifera cultivar Barhee BC4 chromosome 1, palm_55x_up_171113_PBpolish2nd_filt_p, whole genome shotgun sequence DNA region contains:
- the LOC103718155 gene encoding protein CHUP1, chloroplastic, protein MKQELSTSDHKASSPAPAARARISRTRDSPRGDSANGVAPGSKTRPKVVPLEASTTQRVRRSIQPNKPKSGADEVGAPKERETEDSKNTSRPGNRVVEQYARLRRQGDTHCRGSEDEAGGKTKELQRKLDGKERLVKELQSEVVGLKDQIEKLQGVNLQLKSQNKQLEEDLLAAKGKIRALQTSEQVVSIGQEAKPSVFRDMQKLIASKLDQFRLKDVAREDTSVKIQTLASESRTKAVENQLQVLKKERFSPPPTQCTPTSGPPPPPPPPPPPPRIVPARQNTVQKATALVELYHSLTKRDGKKDPVGNGNSASPVASNAHNSIVGELQNRSAHLLAIKADVETKGDFIRHLIQKVQSAAYMDMEDVLAFVDWLDGQLSTLADERAVLKHFNWPERKADALREAACEYRDLKQVEAEVSFFKDDASMPCDATLKKISNLLDKLERSMHRLIKLRNTSMLPYRECKIPTDWMLDSGMVSKIKLASVKLAKVYLKRVSMELESVRHSERESAQEALVFQGVRFAYQVHQFAGGLDSETMCAFEELRERIQSKGRGSKDLLPITTMS, encoded by the exons ATGAAGCAAGAGCTCTCGACAAGTGATCACAAGGCCTCCTCGCCAGCGCCTGCAGCTCGAGCAAGAATTTCCAGAACAAGGGATAGCCCGAGAGGAGATTCAGCAAATGGGGTCGCGCCAGGCTCCAAAACGAGGCCAAAGGTTGTTCCTTTAGAAGCAAGCACCACCCAAAGAGTTAGAAGATCCATTCAACCAAACAAGCCGAAGTCAGGGGCTGATGAAGTGGGAGCTCCAAAGGAAAGAGAGACTGAGGATTCGAAGAATACCAGCCGGCCAGGAAACCGAGTTGTCGAGCAGTATGCTCGGTTGCGGCGGCAGGGAGATACTCATTGCAGGGGCTCTGAAGATGAAGCTGgtgggaagacaaaagaattgCAGAGGAAGCTTGATGGGAAAGAGAGATTGGTGAAGGAGTTGCAGTCTGAAGTGGTGGGACTGAAAGACCAGATAGAGAAGCTGCAGGGCGTTAATCTTCAGCTGAAGTCACAGAATAAGCAGCTTGAGGAAGATCTCTTGGCTGCCAAAGGAAAAATTAGAGCCCTCCAGACGAGCGAGCAG GTGGTGTCAATCGGCCAGGAAGCCAAGCCTTCTGTATTTAGGGATATGCAGAAACTCATAGCAAGTAAGTTAGATCAGTTTAGACTAAAGGACGTTGCCAGGGAAGATACATCTGTGAAAATACAGACTTTGGCATCGGAATCTAGGACAAAAGCTGTAGAAAACCAACTACAAGTTCTGAAGAAGGAGCGCTTTTCACCTCCCCCAACTCAGTGCACACCTACCAGTGGgcctcctccaccaccaccaccaccaccaccaccacctcgcATAGTCCCTGCAAGACAAAATACAGTGCAAAAGGCTACTGCATTAGTTGAATTATATCATTCCTTAACAAAGCGAGATGGAAAGAAGGATCCAGTGGGAAATGGGAATTCTGCCAGTCCTGTTGCTAGTAACGCACATAACAGCATAGTTGGAGAGCTTCAAAACCGATCAGCTCATTTATTAGCG ATTAAAGCAGATGTAGAAACAAAAGGAGACTTTATCAGACATCTCATACAGAAAGTTCAATCTGCCGCTTACATGGATATGGAGGATGTCCTGGCGTTTGTTGATTGGCTTGATGGACAGCTCTCTACATTG GCTGATGAGAGAGCCGTTCTGAAGCATTTTAACTGGCCCGAAAGGAAAGCTGATGCATTGAGAGAAGCTGCTTGTGAGTACCGTGATCTTAAACAGGTAGAAGCCgaagtttctttttttaagGATGACGCATCCATGCCATGTGATGCCACCCTGAAGAAGATATCAAACTTGCTAGATAA GTTGGAGCGAAGCATGCACAGATTGATTAAGTTGAGAAATACTTCTATGCTACCTTACAGAGAGTGCAAAATTCCAACAGACTGGATGCTCGACTCAGGAATGGTGAGCAAG ATAAAGCTGGCCTCTGTGAAGCTTGCAAAAGTGTACTTAAAGAGAGTATCAATGGAGCTTGAATCAGTTCGACATTCAGAAAGGGAATCAGCACAGGAGGCACTTGTCTTCCAGGGTGTTCGCTTTGCTTATCAGGTGCACCAG TTTGCTGGAGGTCTCGACTCTGAGACGATGTGTGCTTTTGAGGAGCTTAGAGAGCGGATTCAATCAAAAGGAAGAGGATCAAAGGATCTGCTTCCTATTACCACAATGTCTTGA
- the LOC103718166 gene encoding PSME3-interacting protein, whose translation MDNDHAAASAPIRLVNFISEEELDQAKKTRGERVDDGTAQRDKPLYEILKENKDRKDAEFNERFKHRPPKALDEDETEFLDNLEMSKRKYERQLADEDAQQLRSFQEALAAQSSIVHELKETPTTARAEEKKPVAKRSHDARPGHLIISVKPQAKKAKIDTKSDKSSVTDKPSNGQVDDKLLGVASVESVGGLVSYSDESDDD comes from the exons ATGGACAACGATCACGCCGCCGCCTCCGCGCCCATTAGGCTGGTCAACTTCATCTCCGAGGAAGAG TTGGATCAGGCCAAGAAGACGAGGGGTGAGAGAGTCGACGACGGCACCGCTCAGCGAGACAAGCCCTTGTACGAG ATATTAAAAGAGAATAAAGACAGAAAAGATGCCGAATTCAACGAGAGATTCAAGCATA GACCACCCAAAGCTCTAGATGAGGATGAGACAGAGTTTCTAGATAATTTGGAGATG TCAAAGCGAAAATATGAGCGGCAACTGGCAGATGAAGATGCCCAGCAACTTCGCAGTTTCCAA GAAGCTTTGGCTGCCCAGTCATCTATTGTTCATGAGCTCAAGGAGACTCCTACCACTGCTCGAGCTGAG GAAAAGAAGCCAGTTGCAAAGAGGAGTCATGATGCACGGCCAGGGCACCTGATTATCTCGGTAAAACCACAAGCAAAGAAGGCAAAGATAGACACCAAATCTGATAAATCCTCAGTCACTGACAAACCATCAAATGGACAAGTAGATGATAAGCTGCTTGGTGTTGCTTCTGTAGAGTCTGTCGGTGGTTTGGTCTCATATAGTGATGAAAGTGATGATGACTGA